The proteins below are encoded in one region of Anoplopoma fimbria isolate UVic2021 breed Golden Eagle Sablefish chromosome 19, Afim_UVic_2022, whole genome shotgun sequence:
- the plcg2 gene encoding 1-phosphatidylinositol 4,5-bisphosphate phosphodiesterase gamma-2 isoform X2, translating into MAHWGQQGEMTEYKKMLIKRDMEMGVVMTVFRQKAERLTVQVIMETRQVAWTRTADKTDGVLDLFEVREVRPGRNSKDFERFKDGKDKHEENSCFTIFYGSLFVLNTLSLGADSVEEAQKWLIGLELLRQETLEASTPVLIESWLRKQMYSVNQTKTQSISTKELKALLASVNYKPPSSRSLKDKFLEVGGKKDRVDFAQFHKLYNLIMFEQNEILDEFKKESCAFILGNTDKPDASAVLLHDFQRFLIYQQKESWASDLNQVRELMTTFIDDTMRKTNDPEFTVSEFLSFLFSKENSVWDKKFSEISNLDMNNPLSHYWISSSHNTYLTGDQLRSESSTEAYVRCLRLGCRCVELDCWEGPGEPIIYHGWTRTTKIKFEDVVKAINDHAFVTSEFPVILSIEEHCSLEQQRQMARIFRDVFGDKLLIEPVEQMAEQLPSPTQLKGKIILKHKKLTVEGGGITREFRKGQKQGDLEIWDPVDQRWNKHYCVISDDKLYYAEEYEEEEEDPRKYQDMHCSEPWFHGRLKEGRVMAERLIHDYCVETGGREGTFLVRPSDIFTLSFWRSGRVQHCRIRSVPEGTQTYFYLTPNLHFPSVYSLIQHYRENPLRCQDFELRLTDAVPQPNPHLQKGWFYSNLSRGQAEDYLLRIPRDGAFLIRQREGEPDSYAITFRGDGKVKHCRIQQEGNMYLLGTTTEFESLVDLVNYFKQKPLYRKIKLRYPVTPELVDRFSTEKDCASLYEVKTYVEPNEIEPSMPQSTVRAIYSYQPLKPDELSFSKGALIHNVSKESDGWWKGDYGGKLQHFFPSNYVEEVSNNIKPDIKGQDMEDNPLGELCKGVVEISKCNIQNLKNGKNGKSNVLTLQDKEQDSLQFDLAAGSLEELFEWYQVGWDITQSAMSKQYNQEQQIRQQEEVEKKAEVAMEMSDLVVYCQPRSKEKDRFDNYTYKQIRSFVENKMPGKSRTKDFLQYNRKALSRVYPKGQRVESSNYEPYPLWALGSHMVALNFQTADKSTQLNSALFSQNGHTGYVLQPELMRDESYEPQQERKKVKYNIAVRVIAARHLPKPGRSIASPFVEIELCGHTEEKFKTIVYRDNGLNPVWKSPEDSAVFTVHEPELTFLRFVVNEEDMFSDPNFLAQATFPIKGIRSGYRSVPLMNGYSEDLELASLLVYISVQQAGETEEELYSSSSQLKKKQAEVVGEPFLYDTHTNIQRSTAPRQHNPLTREGSTGENHRTKEKKINNSKFYS; encoded by the exons ATGGCTCATTGGGGGCAGCAGGGCGAGATGACGGAGTACAAGAAGATGCTGATCAAACGGGACATGGAGATGGGTGTCGTCATGACGGTGTTCCGGCAGAAGGCGGAGCGGCTCACCGTGCAGGTCATCATGGAGACCCGGCAGGTGGCGTGGACACGCACTGCAGACAAAACTGATGGCGTCT TGGACCTGTTTGAGGTCAGAGAGGTTCGTCCAGGGAGGAACTCCAAGGACTTTGAGCGCTTTAAAGATGGGAAGGACAAACACGAGGAAAATTCTTGCTTCACAATCTTCTACGGCTCACTGTTTGTTCTCAACACCCTCAGTCTGGGAG ctgattcTGTTGAGGAGGCACAGAAATGGCTGATAGGACTAGAGTTGCTGAGACAAGAGACACTGGAAGCTTCGACTCCAGTTCTTATCGAGAG TTGGCTGAGGAAGCAGATGTATTCTGTCAATCAGACCAAAACACAGAG TATCTCCACGAAGGAGCTGAAGGCTCTGCTAGCTTCAGTCAACTACAAGCCCCCCAGCTCTCGTTCTCTCAAAGACAAATTCCTG GAAGTGGGAGGAAAGAAAGACCGCGTGGACTTTGCACAGTTTCATAAATTGTACAACCTTATAATGTTTGAACAGAATGAG ATCCTGGATGAGTTCAAAAAGGAAtcatgtgcttttattttggg TAACACAGATAAACCAGATGCCTCAGCAGTTTTGCTCCATGACTTCCAACGATTCCTCATTTACCAGCAAAAG GAATCCTGGGCCAGTGACCTGAACCAAGTCAGAGAACTGATGACCACCTTCATTGATGACACCATGAGAAAAACCAATGACCCCGAGTTCACCGTCAGCGAG TTCCTCAGTTTCCTCTTTTCCAAGGAGAACTCTGTGTGGGATAAGAAGTTCTCAGAGATCAGTAACCTGGACATGAACAACCCTCTGTCCCATTACTGGATCAGCTCCTCACACAACAC ATACCTGACTGGTGACCAGCTTCGTAGTGAGTCGTCCACAGAGGCTTATGTGCGCTGTCTGCGTCTGGGATGCCGCTGTGTTGAAT TGGACTGCTGGGAAGGGCCCGGGGAGCCAATCATTTACCACGGCTGGACCAGGACGACCAAGATCAAGTTTGAGGATGTGGTCAAAGCCATTAACGATCACGCTTTTGTCACGTCTGA gttcCCAGTGATCCTGTCCATTGAGGAGCATTGCTCTTTGGAGCAGCAGCGTCAGATGGCTCGCATCTTCAGAGACGTGTTTGGAGACAAACTGCTGATTGAACCTGTGGAGCAGATGGCTGAGCAGCTACCGTCACCCACGCAGCTAAAGGGCAAGATCATATTAAAG CACAAGAAGCTCACtgtggagggtggaggaatCACGAGAGAATTCAGGAAGGGGCAGAAACAGGGAGATCTGGAGATCTGGGACCCTGTTGACCAG CGGTGGAACAAGCACTACTGTGTGATCTCTGATGACAAGCTGTATTATGCAGAGGagtatgaggaggaggaagaagatccCAGGAAG TACCAGGACATGCACTGTTCAGAGCCATGGTTTCACGGTCGTCTGAAGGAGGGCAGGGTGATGGCTGAGCGTCTGATCCACGATTACTGTGTGGAGACCGGGGGGAGAGAAGGCACCTTCCTGGTCCGACCGAGCGACATCTTCACTCTCTCCTTCTG GCGCAGTGGGAGGGTCCAGCACTGTCGCATTCGCTCGGTTCCAGAGGGGACGCAGACGTACTTCTACCTGACGCCAAACCTGCACTTTCCCAGCGTGTACTCCCTGATCCAGCACTACAGAGAAAACCCGCTGCGCTGCCAAGACTTTGAACTGCGCCTCACCGACGCTGTACCGCAGCCCAACCCTCATCTACAAAAAGG GTGGTTCTACAGTAACCTGAGCAGAGGTCAGGCCGAGGATTACCTGCTGAGGATTCCTAGAGATGGAGCTTTCCTCATccgacagagagaaggagaaccAGACTCCTACGCCATCACGTTCAG AGGTGACGGTAAGGTCAAACACTGCCGCATCCAGCAGGAGGGCAACATGTACCTGCTGGGCACCACAACAGAGTTCGAGAGTCTGGTGGACCTGGTCAACTACTTCAAGCAGAAGCCACTGTATCGCAAGATCAAGCTCCGTTACCCAGTCACCCCCGAGCTGGTGGACCGCTTCAGCACA GAGAAAGACTGCGCCTCTCTGTATGAGGTGAAGACGTATGTGGAACCCAACGAGATCGAGCCCTCAATG CCTCAAAGTACTGTGAGGGCCATCTACAGCTACCAGCCCTTAAAGCCGGATGAGCTCAGCTTCAGCAAAGGAGCTTTGATACACAATGTATCAAAGGAGAGCGATGGATG GTGGAAAGGCGACTACGGTGGAAAGTTGCAGCATTTCTTCCCATCGAACTATGTCGAGGAAGTGTCCAACAACATCAAACCTGACATCAAAGGACAG GACATGGAAGACAACCCACTAGGTGAACTATGTAAGGGGGTGGTGGAAATCTCCAAGTGCAACATCCAAAACT TGAAGAATGGTAAGAACGGGAAGTCCAACGTGTTGACCCTGCAGGACAAGGAGCAGGACAGTCTGCAGTTTGACCTGGCGGCAGGCTCTCTGGAGGAGCTGTTCGAATGGTACCAAGTAGGCTGGGACATTACCCAGAGTGCCATGAGCAAGCAGTATAACCAGGAACAACAG ATCAGACAgcaggaggaagtggagaagAAGGCAgaggttgccatggagatgtcGGACCTGGTGGTCTACTGTCAGCCACGCAGCAAGGAGAAGGACCGCTTTG ACAATTACACCTACAAGCAGATCCGCTCCTTCGTGGAGAACAAGATGCCAGGGAAGAGCCGCACCAAGGACTTCCTGCAGTACAACCGCAAGGCCCTGAGTCGCGTCTACCCAAAAGGCCAACGCGTGGAGTCCTCCAACTACGAGCCTTACCCGCTGTGGGCCCTTGGTAGTCACATGGTGGCTCTCAACTTCCAGACTGCAG ATAAATCCACCCAGTTGAACAGCGCTCTCTTCAGTCAGAATGGACATACGGGTTACGTGCTGCAGCCGGAGCTCATGCGCGACGAAAGTTACGAGCCtcagcaggagaggaagaaggtcaAGTACAACATTGCGGTTCGG gtgatTGCTGCCAGGCACCTCCCCAAGCCCGGCCGCAGCATCGCCAGTCCATTTGTGGAGATCGAGCTATGTGGGCACACAGAAGAGAAGTTCAAGACCATCGTCTATC GTGACAACGGTCTGAACCCGGTGTGGAAATCCCCGGAGGACTCGGCGGTCTTCACCGTGCACGAGCCCGAGCTCACCTTCCTGCGCTTTGTGGTCAACGAGGAGGACATGTTCTCGGACCCCAACTTCCTGGCTCAGGCCACCTTTCCCATCAAAGGAATCCGCTCAG GTTATCGTTCTGTACCTCTGATGAACGGCTACAGTGAAGACTTAGAGTTGGCCTCTCTGCTGGTCTATATCAGTGTTCAACAAGCAGGg gaaacagaggaggagctgtACTCGTCCTCCAgccagctgaagaaaaagcaggcGGAGGTCGTCGGTGAGCCTTTCCTGTACGACACGCACACCAACATCCAGCGCTCCACCGCCCCGCGCCAACACAACCCGCTCACCAGAGAGGGCAGCACCGGTGAGAACCACAG gacaaaagaaaagaagataaaCAACAGTAAGTTCTACTCGTGA
- the plcg2 gene encoding 1-phosphatidylinositol 4,5-bisphosphate phosphodiesterase gamma-2 isoform X1 — protein sequence MGHIAHVESKMAHWGQQGEMTEYKKMLIKRDMEMGVVMTVFRQKAERLTVQVIMETRQVAWTRTADKTDGVLDLFEVREVRPGRNSKDFERFKDGKDKHEENSCFTIFYGSLFVLNTLSLGADSVEEAQKWLIGLELLRQETLEASTPVLIESWLRKQMYSVNQTKTQSISTKELKALLASVNYKPPSSRSLKDKFLEVGGKKDRVDFAQFHKLYNLIMFEQNEILDEFKKESCAFILGNTDKPDASAVLLHDFQRFLIYQQKESWASDLNQVRELMTTFIDDTMRKTNDPEFTVSEFLSFLFSKENSVWDKKFSEISNLDMNNPLSHYWISSSHNTYLTGDQLRSESSTEAYVRCLRLGCRCVELDCWEGPGEPIIYHGWTRTTKIKFEDVVKAINDHAFVTSEFPVILSIEEHCSLEQQRQMARIFRDVFGDKLLIEPVEQMAEQLPSPTQLKGKIILKHKKLTVEGGGITREFRKGQKQGDLEIWDPVDQRWNKHYCVISDDKLYYAEEYEEEEEDPRKYQDMHCSEPWFHGRLKEGRVMAERLIHDYCVETGGREGTFLVRPSDIFTLSFWRSGRVQHCRIRSVPEGTQTYFYLTPNLHFPSVYSLIQHYRENPLRCQDFELRLTDAVPQPNPHLQKGWFYSNLSRGQAEDYLLRIPRDGAFLIRQREGEPDSYAITFRGDGKVKHCRIQQEGNMYLLGTTTEFESLVDLVNYFKQKPLYRKIKLRYPVTPELVDRFSTEKDCASLYEVKTYVEPNEIEPSMPQSTVRAIYSYQPLKPDELSFSKGALIHNVSKESDGWWKGDYGGKLQHFFPSNYVEEVSNNIKPDIKGQDMEDNPLGELCKGVVEISKCNIQNLKNGKNGKSNVLTLQDKEQDSLQFDLAAGSLEELFEWYQVGWDITQSAMSKQYNQEQQIRQQEEVEKKAEVAMEMSDLVVYCQPRSKEKDRFDNYTYKQIRSFVENKMPGKSRTKDFLQYNRKALSRVYPKGQRVESSNYEPYPLWALGSHMVALNFQTADKSTQLNSALFSQNGHTGYVLQPELMRDESYEPQQERKKVKYNIAVRVIAARHLPKPGRSIASPFVEIELCGHTEEKFKTIVYRDNGLNPVWKSPEDSAVFTVHEPELTFLRFVVNEEDMFSDPNFLAQATFPIKGIRSGYRSVPLMNGYSEDLELASLLVYISVQQAGETEEELYSSSSQLKKKQAEVVGEPFLYDTHTNIQRSTAPRQHNPLTREGSTGENHRTKEKKINNSKFYS from the exons AGATGGCTCATTGGGGGCAGCAGGGCGAGATGACGGAGTACAAGAAGATGCTGATCAAACGGGACATGGAGATGGGTGTCGTCATGACGGTGTTCCGGCAGAAGGCGGAGCGGCTCACCGTGCAGGTCATCATGGAGACCCGGCAGGTGGCGTGGACACGCACTGCAGACAAAACTGATGGCGTCT TGGACCTGTTTGAGGTCAGAGAGGTTCGTCCAGGGAGGAACTCCAAGGACTTTGAGCGCTTTAAAGATGGGAAGGACAAACACGAGGAAAATTCTTGCTTCACAATCTTCTACGGCTCACTGTTTGTTCTCAACACCCTCAGTCTGGGAG ctgattcTGTTGAGGAGGCACAGAAATGGCTGATAGGACTAGAGTTGCTGAGACAAGAGACACTGGAAGCTTCGACTCCAGTTCTTATCGAGAG TTGGCTGAGGAAGCAGATGTATTCTGTCAATCAGACCAAAACACAGAG TATCTCCACGAAGGAGCTGAAGGCTCTGCTAGCTTCAGTCAACTACAAGCCCCCCAGCTCTCGTTCTCTCAAAGACAAATTCCTG GAAGTGGGAGGAAAGAAAGACCGCGTGGACTTTGCACAGTTTCATAAATTGTACAACCTTATAATGTTTGAACAGAATGAG ATCCTGGATGAGTTCAAAAAGGAAtcatgtgcttttattttggg TAACACAGATAAACCAGATGCCTCAGCAGTTTTGCTCCATGACTTCCAACGATTCCTCATTTACCAGCAAAAG GAATCCTGGGCCAGTGACCTGAACCAAGTCAGAGAACTGATGACCACCTTCATTGATGACACCATGAGAAAAACCAATGACCCCGAGTTCACCGTCAGCGAG TTCCTCAGTTTCCTCTTTTCCAAGGAGAACTCTGTGTGGGATAAGAAGTTCTCAGAGATCAGTAACCTGGACATGAACAACCCTCTGTCCCATTACTGGATCAGCTCCTCACACAACAC ATACCTGACTGGTGACCAGCTTCGTAGTGAGTCGTCCACAGAGGCTTATGTGCGCTGTCTGCGTCTGGGATGCCGCTGTGTTGAAT TGGACTGCTGGGAAGGGCCCGGGGAGCCAATCATTTACCACGGCTGGACCAGGACGACCAAGATCAAGTTTGAGGATGTGGTCAAAGCCATTAACGATCACGCTTTTGTCACGTCTGA gttcCCAGTGATCCTGTCCATTGAGGAGCATTGCTCTTTGGAGCAGCAGCGTCAGATGGCTCGCATCTTCAGAGACGTGTTTGGAGACAAACTGCTGATTGAACCTGTGGAGCAGATGGCTGAGCAGCTACCGTCACCCACGCAGCTAAAGGGCAAGATCATATTAAAG CACAAGAAGCTCACtgtggagggtggaggaatCACGAGAGAATTCAGGAAGGGGCAGAAACAGGGAGATCTGGAGATCTGGGACCCTGTTGACCAG CGGTGGAACAAGCACTACTGTGTGATCTCTGATGACAAGCTGTATTATGCAGAGGagtatgaggaggaggaagaagatccCAGGAAG TACCAGGACATGCACTGTTCAGAGCCATGGTTTCACGGTCGTCTGAAGGAGGGCAGGGTGATGGCTGAGCGTCTGATCCACGATTACTGTGTGGAGACCGGGGGGAGAGAAGGCACCTTCCTGGTCCGACCGAGCGACATCTTCACTCTCTCCTTCTG GCGCAGTGGGAGGGTCCAGCACTGTCGCATTCGCTCGGTTCCAGAGGGGACGCAGACGTACTTCTACCTGACGCCAAACCTGCACTTTCCCAGCGTGTACTCCCTGATCCAGCACTACAGAGAAAACCCGCTGCGCTGCCAAGACTTTGAACTGCGCCTCACCGACGCTGTACCGCAGCCCAACCCTCATCTACAAAAAGG GTGGTTCTACAGTAACCTGAGCAGAGGTCAGGCCGAGGATTACCTGCTGAGGATTCCTAGAGATGGAGCTTTCCTCATccgacagagagaaggagaaccAGACTCCTACGCCATCACGTTCAG AGGTGACGGTAAGGTCAAACACTGCCGCATCCAGCAGGAGGGCAACATGTACCTGCTGGGCACCACAACAGAGTTCGAGAGTCTGGTGGACCTGGTCAACTACTTCAAGCAGAAGCCACTGTATCGCAAGATCAAGCTCCGTTACCCAGTCACCCCCGAGCTGGTGGACCGCTTCAGCACA GAGAAAGACTGCGCCTCTCTGTATGAGGTGAAGACGTATGTGGAACCCAACGAGATCGAGCCCTCAATG CCTCAAAGTACTGTGAGGGCCATCTACAGCTACCAGCCCTTAAAGCCGGATGAGCTCAGCTTCAGCAAAGGAGCTTTGATACACAATGTATCAAAGGAGAGCGATGGATG GTGGAAAGGCGACTACGGTGGAAAGTTGCAGCATTTCTTCCCATCGAACTATGTCGAGGAAGTGTCCAACAACATCAAACCTGACATCAAAGGACAG GACATGGAAGACAACCCACTAGGTGAACTATGTAAGGGGGTGGTGGAAATCTCCAAGTGCAACATCCAAAACT TGAAGAATGGTAAGAACGGGAAGTCCAACGTGTTGACCCTGCAGGACAAGGAGCAGGACAGTCTGCAGTTTGACCTGGCGGCAGGCTCTCTGGAGGAGCTGTTCGAATGGTACCAAGTAGGCTGGGACATTACCCAGAGTGCCATGAGCAAGCAGTATAACCAGGAACAACAG ATCAGACAgcaggaggaagtggagaagAAGGCAgaggttgccatggagatgtcGGACCTGGTGGTCTACTGTCAGCCACGCAGCAAGGAGAAGGACCGCTTTG ACAATTACACCTACAAGCAGATCCGCTCCTTCGTGGAGAACAAGATGCCAGGGAAGAGCCGCACCAAGGACTTCCTGCAGTACAACCGCAAGGCCCTGAGTCGCGTCTACCCAAAAGGCCAACGCGTGGAGTCCTCCAACTACGAGCCTTACCCGCTGTGGGCCCTTGGTAGTCACATGGTGGCTCTCAACTTCCAGACTGCAG ATAAATCCACCCAGTTGAACAGCGCTCTCTTCAGTCAGAATGGACATACGGGTTACGTGCTGCAGCCGGAGCTCATGCGCGACGAAAGTTACGAGCCtcagcaggagaggaagaaggtcaAGTACAACATTGCGGTTCGG gtgatTGCTGCCAGGCACCTCCCCAAGCCCGGCCGCAGCATCGCCAGTCCATTTGTGGAGATCGAGCTATGTGGGCACACAGAAGAGAAGTTCAAGACCATCGTCTATC GTGACAACGGTCTGAACCCGGTGTGGAAATCCCCGGAGGACTCGGCGGTCTTCACCGTGCACGAGCCCGAGCTCACCTTCCTGCGCTTTGTGGTCAACGAGGAGGACATGTTCTCGGACCCCAACTTCCTGGCTCAGGCCACCTTTCCCATCAAAGGAATCCGCTCAG GTTATCGTTCTGTACCTCTGATGAACGGCTACAGTGAAGACTTAGAGTTGGCCTCTCTGCTGGTCTATATCAGTGTTCAACAAGCAGGg gaaacagaggaggagctgtACTCGTCCTCCAgccagctgaagaaaaagcaggcGGAGGTCGTCGGTGAGCCTTTCCTGTACGACACGCACACCAACATCCAGCGCTCCACCGCCCCGCGCCAACACAACCCGCTCACCAGAGAGGGCAGCACCGGTGAGAACCACAG gacaaaagaaaagaagataaaCAACAGTAAGTTCTACTCGTGA